Within Lytechinus pictus isolate F3 Inbred chromosome 7, Lp3.0, whole genome shotgun sequence, the genomic segment TAGTACATGAGGTCGCCTATATATATTTACAGATTGGCCTTGGTGGCCAGATAAGTAGGGTCGGACAATATTGTGGATAATCATGGTGACATAAtttcgttgataaaatttgtgGATCTACAACTAGTAAAATATGAACCTTAAATTGCCTTGCACCCTGGGATCATTCTCTACATGGCCTGTTATACACTCATGGATTTCAGAAAGAAGTAATCTTTTAAGTGCAGAAGTTACTGATTAAGTACTGAGTAATTGTATTTTATCCAATCTGCAGAGCAGGAAACACAGAAGAAAGAAGACAGAGAATGGGTATGCATATATGAACATAATTCATGAATTAACAGCTTGAAATTGGGATAATTTTAGAATTTTCTGACTATGCATCTTTGAAGAATTTATATCATGCTGATGGCAAAGTGAGCTGACctattttgtcaatttgaaaaggcaaataaaaaaattaaaaataaaataggatTATCAGAAAATCATAACTAGAAAAACATGAAGCCGCTCTTTCAGCACCATTTACAAATGAAGGTAGAATTTGCATGCCATTAAGGGTTGCTAAATGCTGGGTgggaaataatttttgttagGGGCTATATTTTTTCCACTTTGGGCAATTACTGAATTTTTGGGACTATTTCTTAAATTTCAAGGGCTACTTTTGTGTTTAATAAGCAATTATGCTTCTAAAGCATTTCTACTTATTCTTTTTTATGTATTAGATTGTTTTTTCTAATAAACCTACTTGAATATCATCTATCGTGGATCTTAGGGtaatttgagaaaaaatgtTTGCCCCAGCGGCCAGAGCCGGTGATTAAACAGTTCACAAACTTTGGTGGAGCGGTTGTAAGCGTTTTCCGAGCGGACACGGGATTGCTGGAACGGTGCTGGGCGTTAAAGTAGCGATCCATTGCGGTGATGAACCTTGGTTTAGCGTTGGTATGGAGGTGTCGGAGCGGTACCAGAATTTTGCTATAAATACGGGGAGAAATGAATAAGGAGCTCATTTGGAATCAAGCTGCaggttaatattttttcagattttaaagtatttttttaatctaatgatcattttgatgccatagaattattttcaggatctcatacacactttttaggcatgtgagaagcataaactaACATTCACTCTgatcaatcttaaagtaacacataacacaaagtttatatacttcacattgtttagcgtaatttttcttttcacagataggttttaagcagccaatcaaaatttggtatcaaagtgacgtcatatgggctttaaattatgttcagtcgattctacgcccaaaattacccttaatctacatgttaaagtaaaaatataacacggaaaataattttggcgcactttcaactcattctggcccactgtgcgacaCCCGCATGCGCAGAACTCCGCTCTATCAACGCTCGAGTCACCGCTAAACCAACGCTCGCCACCGTTAAACCAACGCTAAAGCTACGCTGGCTTCAGCGGTGCACCGCTAAGGCAATGCCCatgttttcgattttttttccccaattttgtttgcggtgacgagcgttgtcgaaattcgaccctctctccctaccgctccacgaccgctccaacaacgctcgggtggtgtgaccaggcctttaGGGTGCAAGTTCTGGAATCGTCAACAGAGCATTGGTGGGAAGCAGGCAATATGGATaataactctacccctcccaccTCAATATGGATTTCCATTTTGTGgttattaattttgttgaaatatgtatatcaatacaacaaatattttctgcCTTGTGATCATGATTTTAGCTGGTACATTGTATGTGAGTTTTGCAAAATCAGAAGTGAAATTGGTTTCAAATGAAagtggatatacatgtagatgttgaACGACCAAGAGAATACTAAGTGTTGATGAGATGAATCTATTCAACGGGTTGTAAAACTCATTTTATCTGTAGGCATTGTAAGCCTTTTATAAAAAAGATTTGTTAATGCTTTGCCTTGTAGCACCATGATGCCCACCTGTAACTTTCAGGATATTTAGAGCTAAATTGAGAAATTgttaatgaaatttcaatttcagtaaTTGTGAATGTAACCATGCccattaggcctacatgtaaccTATCCAAACTATTGAAAATTTTTACCAATATGAATTAGTCACTTTTtcccactgtttttttttttttttttagaaatgtcaactgtaatgattttgatattcaCAGTATGTTAATATTTTTGGCAAAATATGTACATTCATAGTAGGCTCCTAAGAAAGTGCTGTATCACACCAAATTCAGTAAATCACCAACACTAATTTTCAGACAAAAGTACCACACagtaatataatattttcatttcattttcaacatgttATTCAGGCATACCTGTTAGTCATTTTCCTTCACTGCACTGGGAATCTGCAAAATAGcatgaaatatcaatatttagaaCGTTTGAATTATACAGATATCTCCTCCCCAGCTATTCCAATAGTGAGTTTGGCACTTGTTCCCCGCCTTGTTCCATATAGGCTTGTTCATCAATATTCAAAGTGACTTCAATTTTATGAATGTGAATAcgatgaatttgaatttgaactcGATATGCTTTATCATTCCATTTTCAGCAATTGCACAAGCTTGGTGGAGAGGACAAAAAGTTTCTGAGGATCCTTGTTGAAGGAGGAGGATGTTCTGGTTTTCAGTACAAATTTGAATTGGATTCTGAAATGACAGATGATGATAGGTAAGATTATTACTGGagacttcaatttgttttgaattttttatCGAAGATCAGTGTGTATGGAAAAACTCTATAAAAAGAATGTTAAATATTGGATGCACTTGAATGGTATATCAGATGTTTATGTACATTTATCAGTTTGAgtccaatacatgtatatctgataTACCACAAAAGAAATCcaatgttgttattattatcattatcattaaaccACTTTCTATGACAGCAGCAATGCATTTGGTTTAGACAAAGGCGACTTGTGTGTAGTTCTTTATGACTACAGTTGCACATGTCTATTTCACGCATTTGTATTGTGTAATGGCTTTGCAGAGTTGAATATTGTAACAATAAtgcactattttttttctctcttatgaTATGGGTAATGTAAACTGCAAAGGACAGGTAGGGGAAAGCGGGGCAAGTTAAGCCACCATCACCCCAGgctaataatgaatgagtcggacattgtggtggtgtcttgtattgatgacccattgcataacccctaaccccaccacattgttttcaactttgaaacaaaaagtactgtTTTAGAGGGaaatatacaaatttcagccaaaaaagtaaaaaagggtgtgaaatagaagtgctttttacacacacacacacacacatgtctttaaatatgataaagacataagaacaacattgttagtccaggtatggatcttcattcttgtcatagtcttttacatgatggatgcataagaaatgtgtggatgcaaaattatcgcattaagttcggactagggtaagttgagccagtcaacatggggcaagtttaGCCATGGTACTTCTTATtgtaatgtatataaaaaaaaccttaaaaagccatcgatatgcaggcagaaaggagcagaTTTACATGACTGTTCTTttccttttagaggatgtttgtatttatagagaattagcaagtgaaaagactttaaatgaaaaattgacatgctggttcttccccccatacattttgtacatagtttttgtagCTCAACTAACCCCAGAAGgcggctcaacttaccccacagatggggcaagttgagccatttgacatctcttttttcaaaggtgacaatgactttcagtgtgggggtagaaatttatatataggtgaaaaaaatTTCAGAAGAATTGAAttttaaggcaaggtacttatacctacaagattattaatcatatcaattctaacatgcaaagagcaaaaagtgtcacaacttaccccgccttcccctacatgtaATATGCTAACAATATTGCATACAGGCAACTGAGACAAGCAATCTTAACATGCCACATTAATTTGTATTGAAAAATCATGGATTTTCTCTAAATCTTTTTAGAAAAATATGGAAAGGCCTTGCTTGGTATAAATAACTGGAAGATAATCCACATACAACATCCAAGAATCATTGTTGTTTTGCAAAGCTTGTCCCACTAGCATTAACGAGATTACGATTgcatagataataaataaaattgcacaaaaatgtGTATACCTGTGGCACGCTAAAGGTTAATACAAGGTTTAGATGTTCGTGGATACTAATAATTCATGGTATTCATGAACCAAATTGTTGGTCATGTGTAATAAACATGTAACATGATATTTTGGGTATAATTCAAAGCAATCCAATACAGGCTTTATCCTAtttattaaagaaataaaggtGCACTGGGCTAAATGAATTTGCAGTTACACTGTAGCCTACTTACTGTGTACAGCTTGTACACTGTATGGGCCTTTTTCTACATGTTTGagataaattgaatgtgtaagTTGTCTCTTGGAAAAATTAAACTTGAAAATATTATCTTTGATAACAGTAAATAAATACTGGAAATTGATCATCATTATGTATTCACTTGTTAAATGGAATGTAATCATGTAGATCTTATAGCTTTTTCTTTGCACATCTAATCTTGATTATGTCAAATCGGAAATAATACCTAAGCCAAAACATTGTTTAGACTTTATTCTATGTGATGTGTGTTTGTTCACACGTGTCTATGCTATGTCAGATGGCAATGGATTGACTATGGTATACTTGCCTTCAGGGccatgtcttacaaagagttgtgattgatccaatcaaccacaactatggaaagccagtagtATCAACatataaatgcatgtttgttcaaactGTTTtctcgatatatatatattaatatattcaatgttttttttaacaattcgGTAGTATGCTCCTCTTTGtttgcaaaatgaaaaagacaTTGTGTAAATTTCCATTaggaaaaattataaaaaatataacactGATTGATTTCCATATATACAGGTAATTCTGCCGAAGTCAACCTTTCATAAGTCAAGTAATCACCTAAGTCAAGCAATTTTTTTAGACCAGATAATGCAAAAtcttttgttttatgtacatgtatctcttacAAGTTGAATTTCTCATAATTCCAACAGAAAGCTATGGTCCAAAAAGATTTAACTTACATTTAGGTGGAGTTACCTGTAGTTGAGGTTGCtttgatcaatcacaactctttgtaagacggaacCTAGGTATGCCTAGATGTGTAATGAGAGCATAATGGCATTTGTTTCTATGTAGGGTGTTTGAGAGAGACGGTGCTAAGGTAGTAGTGGATGATGTATCATTAGAATACATCAAGGGTTCAACCATAGACTACCATGAAGAGCTCATCAGGTCGGCCTTTAGGGTGATGGACAATCCTGGAGCAGAGATGGGCTGTTCCTGCGGCGCTTCGTTCTCTTTCAAACTCTgaccaaaaaagcccccaaataaACTGTTGGAAGGACTTCAGCGTGATGTCTTCAAGAAATTAGGATCACAATGGATTGTTATTATCTATAATAATGTGTGAATGGGGATagcattgatgatgatggtttctTGGAAATCACCACTGCCCGCTACGTTCTGTCTGTGCTCCTAGAACTTGTTCTGATTCATGTGATCCACTATACATGCCAACAGGCTAGATTGCCCTGCATGTCAGCTTACCCGCATTCATCAGAAATTGTGGTTTAACCCATTTCCTATTTAGTTCTTATGGGAGGACATTTCCACAGTGAACTGTGAAACATTTGAAAACTAACCGATGAAGTTCAATTTAAAGGTGTTGTGTGCAGCAATGAAGAATAAAGTTgtattttaagtgaaatatttatacacTAGATCAATATTTGTGCAATGTATATGAAGGAGACTTAAAGATATCAGTTACTTGTACAAGAAGAATGATTGCATGGAGACTCTGAGTGATTTTGCCCTGGAAATGCtaaaaaagagccctggaaaaaaaaaaggagcccCCAAAATCCTAATTCATTGCAGTGTTAAAGCTTATACCTAATGTTGCAGTTTTGAAAGTAGGCCTAGCCCctataataatacaaaaaagtaataattttttGCCTGACTTCTATGTTCTACCATACACTGTATGTACTGTATGTTAGCATGCAATACACTGCCTTGAAGTCTACTACTTAACAGGGATACTCATGAATAGAGGCTCACCCCCACTCCCTGtgtttttttgttcttctttttaatGGCAttcaatatatatgtattttactttttatttgcaGGCTGATGTTGGCAAATATCCTTTTGCTTACATATTTGCATGTAATGATTATTGTAATCTTTatgccaaactttaatatcCTTGGACTATATACATTTACAGTGTGTGTTCAACTATAGTCAATCTTTTTTCTCTACTAAACGTTAATTGGTTAGTAGTGCTCAGTTTAATTCTATAACTCATTTTTGAACCATTAGAGGCATAAGAGCTTGTTATTTCATGATACTTTTAAATGTGAAGTAAAAAGGCGATTGAAATGTCAATATGATTACAACTTACATACCGTTAATATACTTTTCAGTATGGGGATGAAATGTACTGATGGACATTTGACATAATTCTTGCCAGAACATATGCAATGATTGTGGTATCATTAaatcaataatgattataatccATCAAATTGGTAATATCATTTGTTACTGGATTTTGAACAGTGTAGACAAATCAATGATTTCTCCTTTTCTGGTAAGTGGCTTAGATAAATTTGACTACCACCAATGTTGAATGCATTGATAATTACAGATGGTattacatattattattacaaatcaTTATGTGTAAGGAAACAAATCAATATAGCCGATGTGAATTTattaaatcccccccccccaaaaaaaaaaaaaagtgaatttctTACTTTTGGGTGGAATTCTTTTAATCTTGAAAATATTCTTCTGCAGTTTGGTATTGtttataataattaatatagTGGTCAGTCaataaataattgtatttttatgatgGAAACTTAATGAATTAAAACTTGGCAAAATTATGTGTTAACACACCAGCTGTTTACAGATGTAGaactgtaaataaaatattaaagttaattatatttaaatcaCTCTTTGTgtttcagaattgattttttaagtCAAAGTAAGTGAAATATAGAATAGATATagttaaataaaagaaatgataaacaacaagatgagatagatacatgtagctaaAATGAATTCATACATACAGTAAGTAAagatttaataaataaatagatagatacatgtatattaataaataagtaaacacgccggtatataaataaataataaatagatgaataaatatgctaaatatatgaatgaatgagcaaatgtttaaatgtatcaataaatgaatgaatgaatgaatgaatggatggatggatggattggtGATTGAGTAATTTGAGTGCAATTGAAATAAAGTATAATATTTGAAGCTTTAACTATAATTTGGGGAGGGTCTAAAGGGAAATAATTCAAAGCAGTTGAAGAGGAGATATAAATTTTGAAGATCAGTCattaaaactaaattgtcaATTCTATCGCTTAACTTTCAAGCTAAATTGGCTCACCTTCCATATACCATGAACCAactaaaattaatgaaatcatgtttttttaaaaatttgtttaatgtttttatttgttaaaagattatattttccatgaaatgTTGTGTTGAAATTCAATTTTATGTGTGACGTACAAACTATTTTGATATGAAAGGTAGATATTTCATTCTGATTTCTGTGCAAAAGttaatgaaatcattttttttttaatgtttacagATTATATTTTCCTTAAAAACATTTAGgtagaaattaattttcatgctTACATATTTGCCATTCCACTAACTTAAAGTTAGAGATAAGTTTTATTACTGGCAGGACTGGGCAAATTTCTAGTTACTgaatacttaaaggacaagtccaccccaacaaaaaaatgacttgaataaaaagagaaaaatccaacaagcataacactgaaaatttcatcaatatcggatgtgaaataagaaagttatgacatttaaaattttcgcttaatttcacatcctgatcggtatgcaaatgaggagactgatgacgtcatccactcactatttctttcgtattttattaccggtatatgaaatatgaaatattctaatattctcctcattgtcacAAGAAACAATGGGtatttcctccatgaacatgtggaattagcattgtttaatactatatggttcagtcaagttggtccttattgtcaaatctgtaaaaaatgaaatattgtataattcaaacaatagaaaacaaaagaaatagtgagtgagggacatcattgactatctcatttgcatgacaccgagttgtgcatatcactgttttgtgaaaataagcgaatctttgaaatgtcataactttcgtattttacatccgattttgatgaaattttcagtcttatgctagtttgatttttctctatttattcaaatcaacccttttctggagtggacttgaccttgaaGTTTCATATTGATTTGTTAATTCTGTACATGTTGAATTGTTAAGCCTACCagtataatttttgtctcacctgcatagcagagtgagactataggcgccgcttttccgacggcgacggcggcgtcaacaccaaatcttaaccaaaggttaagtttttgaaatgacagcataacttagaaagtatatggacctagttcatgaaacttggccataaggttaatcaagtattactgtacatcctgcctgagtttcaggtcacatgattaaggtcaaaggtcatttagggtcaatgaactttggtcaaattgggggtatttgctgaattatcatcataacttcgaaagtttatggatctgattcatgaagcttggacataagagtaatcaagtatctttgaacatcccgtccgagtttcaggtcacatgaccaaggtcaaaggttatttagcgtcaatgaacttagatcattttgggggaatcaacatcaaaatcttaacctaaggttaagtttttgaaacgtcatcataactaagaaaatatatggacctagttcatgaagcttggacataagagtaatcaagtatctttgaacatcccgtccgagtttcaggtcacattaccaaggtcaaaggttatttagcgtcaatgaacttagatcattatgggggaatcaacatcaaaatcttaacctaaggttaagtttttgaaacgtcatcataacttcgaaagtttatggatctgattcatgaagcttggacataagagtaatcaagtatctttgaacatcccgtccgagtttcaggtcacatgaccaaggtcaaaggttatttagcatcaatgaacttagatcattatgggggaatcaacatcaaaatcttaaccta encodes:
- the LOC129264550 gene encoding iron-sulfur cluster assembly 2 homolog, mitochondrial-like, producing MAACSYRLMSTFTGACRRSSSVLTRNRIQQWKAPSTSVSRIRFKSTGAEVKESNQPDIKLSDSCVKQLHKLGGEDKKFLRILVEGGGCSGFQYKFELDSEMTDDDRVFERDGAKVVVDDVSLEYIKGSTIDYHEELIRSAFRVMDNPGAEMGCSCGASFSFKL